A genomic segment from Bubalus bubalis isolate 160015118507 breed Murrah chromosome 5, NDDB_SH_1, whole genome shotgun sequence encodes:
- the ERRFI1 gene encoding ERBB receptor feedback inhibitor 1: MSMAGVAAQEIRVPLKTGFLHDGQALGSLKACWGGRSEFENGFLNINPITMAYSLNSRAQEQLTSIGRTSRSTLMSSSHCAEHGPPPKSHLPPLIIPPSEGWGQQEQDRVACGLKKLAVNGVCAATPPLTPVKSPLSLFSSSAPCERGSRPLPPLPISEDLTLDETDCEVEFFTSSDTDFLLEDCGLSDFRADGPGRRSFRGCGQINYAYFDTPTVSAVDLSQEPDQAAGALSANPPPPQAHRRLRRSHSGPAGSFNKPAIRISSSVHRASPNSDDDKPEVPPRVPIPPRPAKPDYRRWSAEVTSSTYSDEDRPPKVPPREPLSRSNSRTPSPKSLPSYLNGVMPPTQSFAPDPKYVSSKALQRQHSEGAAGKAPCILPIIENGRKVSSTHYYLLPERPPYLDRFEKFFREAEETHGNTPVHPLLANGSISSAPEKLDLKPRVDPGGHVKRKHFSYVVSP, encoded by the exons ATGTCCATGGCAGGAGTGGCTGCTCAGGAGATCAGAGTCCCGTTAAAAACTGGGTTTCTGCACGATGGCCAAGCCTTGGGAAGCTTGAAGGCCTGCTGGGGTGGCCGCAGCGAGTTTGAGAA CGGCTTTTTAAACATCAACCCAATAACCATGGCCTACAGTCTGAACTCGCGGGCGCAGGAGCAGCTAACCTCCATCG GGCGCACCTCCAGATCCACCCTGATGAGCAGCAGCCACTGTGCAGAGCACGGCCCCCCTCCGAagtcccacctgcctcccctcaTCATCCCCCCAAGTGAAGGCTGGGGGCAGCAGGAGCAGGACCGGGTGGCGTGTGGACTGAAGAAGCTGGCGGTGAACGGGGTCTGTGCCGCCACACCCCCGCTAACCCCCGTCAAGAGTCCCCTGTCCCTCTTCTCCAGCTCAGCGCCCTGCGAGCGGGGCTCCCGGCCCCTGCCGCCACTGCCCATCTCCGAGGACCTCACCCTGGACGAGACAGACTGCGAGGTCGAGTTCTTCACCAGCTCGGACACGGACTTCCTTCTGGAAGACTGCGGGCTCTCCGACTTCAGAGCCGACGGCCCCGGCAGGCGCAGCTTCCGAGGGTGCGGACAGATCAACTATGCATATTTTGACACCCCAACCGTCTCCGCCGTGGATCTCAGCCAGGAACCTGACCAGGCGGCCGGGGCACTGAGTGCCAACCCCCCTCCGCCCCAGGCCCACCGGAGACTGAGGAGGTCTCACTCAGGCCCCGCGGGGTCCTTCAACAAGCCGGCCATCAGGATCTCCAGTTCCGTGCACAGGGCTTCTCCCAATTCCGACGACGACAAGCCTGAAGTTCCCCCTCGGGTCCCCATCCCTCCCCGGCCGGCCAAGCCAGACTACAGAAGGTGGTCGGCCGAGGTCACCTCCAGTACCTATAGCGATGAGGACAGGCCCCCCAAAGTCCCACCGAGAGAGCCCTTGTCCCGGAGCAACTCCCGCACCCCAAGCCCCAAAAGCCTCCCCTCTTACCTCAACGGGGTCATGCCCCCCACGCAGAGCTTTGCCCCCGACCCCAAGTACGTGAGCAGCAAAGCCCTGCAGAGACAGCACAGCGAGGGGGCTGCCGGCAAGGCACCCTGCATCCTGCCCATCATTGAAAATGGGAGGAAGGTGAGCTCCACGCACTACTACCTGCTCCCTGAGAGGCCACCCTACCTGGACAGATTCGAAAAATTTTTTAGGGAAGCAGAAGAAACACACGGAAACACCCCTGTCCACCCCCTCCTGGCCAATGGCAGTATCTCTTCAGCCCCAGAAAAGCTGGACCTAAAGCCACGAGTGGACCCGGGAGGCCATGTGAAGCGCAAACATTTCTCCTACGTGGTTTCTCCTTAG